A region from the Algoriphagus machipongonensis genome encodes:
- a CDS encoding lactate utilization protein B gives MSHPSQAAKFLKDEKRAHWHDETLWFVREKRDISSKKIPEWEELRKIASGIKDHVLSNLDNYLAELEKKATENGIHVHWAKDAEEHNKIVLEILKKQKCKAIVKSKSILTEECHLNPFLEKNGVEVVDTDLGERIVQFMKQPPSHIVLPAIHLKKGDISELFHKKLKTQKGNEDPEYLTHAAREHLRNKFLGAKVAITGVNFAIPETGEFVVCTNEGNADMGVHLADVHIACMGIEKIIPRRADLGVFLRLLARSATGQSITNYNSHFRSPAPGKELHLILVDNGRTNQLARDKFKNSLKCIRCGACMNTCPIYRRSGGYSYGSTVPGPIGSILSPGIDVKKYSTLPFASTLCGSCSDVCPVKINIHEQLYEWRQEITKAQGITGKGLSMQLANGIFKSPLAYKISGKMLRATLKTLPNSIIYNPLNAWGKGRDLPATPKQSFKEWYQKNRS, from the coding sequence ATGAGTCATCCAAGTCAGGCAGCGAAATTTCTCAAAGATGAAAAACGTGCCCATTGGCATGATGAGACTCTCTGGTTTGTAAGGGAGAAAAGAGATATTTCCAGTAAAAAAATCCCGGAATGGGAAGAGCTTAGAAAAATCGCCTCAGGAATTAAAGACCATGTTCTTTCTAATCTGGACAATTATTTAGCTGAACTCGAAAAGAAAGCTACTGAAAATGGAATTCATGTTCATTGGGCAAAGGACGCTGAAGAGCATAATAAGATTGTCCTAGAAATCCTAAAGAAGCAGAAATGCAAAGCCATTGTAAAGAGTAAGTCAATTCTGACAGAAGAATGTCACTTAAACCCTTTTTTGGAGAAAAATGGAGTCGAGGTAGTTGATACCGACTTGGGTGAGCGGATAGTTCAATTTATGAAACAACCTCCTAGTCATATTGTCCTTCCTGCGATTCATTTGAAAAAAGGAGATATTTCAGAGCTTTTTCATAAAAAACTAAAGACCCAAAAAGGAAACGAAGATCCAGAATATTTGACCCATGCAGCTCGAGAGCACTTAAGGAATAAATTTCTCGGAGCCAAAGTAGCCATCACGGGAGTGAATTTTGCCATTCCTGAAACTGGTGAGTTTGTGGTCTGTACCAATGAAGGAAATGCAGATATGGGAGTGCATCTCGCGGATGTTCATATTGCCTGTATGGGAATAGAAAAGATCATTCCTAGAAGAGCCGACCTGGGAGTTTTCCTAAGACTTTTGGCTCGATCTGCCACCGGACAATCCATCACCAATTACAACTCACATTTCAGGAGTCCGGCTCCTGGCAAAGAGTTGCACTTGATTTTGGTAGACAATGGAAGAACCAATCAACTTGCTCGAGATAAATTCAAGAATTCTCTTAAATGTATCCGTTGCGGGGCATGCATGAATACCTGCCCTATCTATCGTCGAAGCGGGGGATATAGCTATGGAAGTACTGTTCCCGGTCCTATCGGATCTATTCTTTCGCCAGGAATCGACGTGAAAAAATATAGCACATTACCTTTTGCCTCTACACTATGTGGTAGCTGCTCAGATGTTTGCCCTGTAAAGATCAATATCCACGAGCAACTCTACGAATGGAGACAGGAAATCACCAAGGCTCAGGGGATCACTGGAAAGGGTTTATCGATGCAGCTGGCCAATGGAATATTTAAAAGTCCTTTGGCATATAAAATTTCAGGCAAGATGCTTCGGGCAACACTAAAGACTCTCCCAAATAGCATCATTTATAATCCGCTAAATGCATGGGGTAAAGGACGCGATTTGCCAGCAACACCAAAACAGTCATTTAAGGAGTGGTATCAAAAAAATAGATCATGA
- a CDS encoding (Fe-S)-binding protein — protein sequence MKVALFIPCYIDQFYPHVGQATLELLEKLNCNVSYPMNQTCCGQPMANSGYERDTEGTTRQFIETFKDFDYIVAPSGSCVLHVKEHQPCLKEGGKEQAEVQAKTYELSEFITDILKVDTIQGSFPHKIGFHSSCHGQRGLRLSSSSELNEAPFNKAKALFAGIKGLEWVELARKDECCGFGGTFAVSEEALSVQMGKDRLSDHLEHQVEIICGGDVSCLMHLQGIAQRNNNQVKFMHLAEILNQAIS from the coding sequence ATGAAAGTTGCCCTTTTTATCCCTTGCTACATAGATCAGTTTTACCCTCATGTGGGTCAAGCAACCCTTGAGCTTTTGGAGAAGCTTAACTGCAACGTGAGCTATCCAATGAATCAAACTTGCTGCGGCCAACCTATGGCAAATTCAGGCTATGAGCGAGACACTGAGGGCACCACCAGACAATTTATTGAGACTTTTAAAGACTTCGACTATATAGTAGCTCCTTCTGGCAGCTGCGTCCTTCACGTAAAAGAGCATCAACCTTGTTTAAAAGAAGGAGGAAAAGAACAAGCCGAAGTGCAGGCAAAAACCTACGAATTGAGTGAATTTATTACCGATATCCTGAAGGTGGACACCATTCAGGGAAGCTTTCCTCATAAAATTGGTTTTCACTCCTCATGCCATGGTCAAAGAGGCCTTAGGCTAAGTTCCTCTTCTGAACTTAACGAAGCCCCATTCAACAAAGCCAAAGCATTATTTGCAGGAATTAAGGGTTTGGAATGGGTTGAACTTGCCAGAAAAGATGAGTGCTGTGGATTCGGAGGAACCTTTGCCGTTTCTGAAGAAGCGCTCTCTGTGCAAATGGGAAAAGATCGTCTTTCGGACCATCTAGAACATCAAGTAGAAATTATTTGTGGCGGTGATGTTTCCTGTCTTATGCACCTTCAAGGAATCGCCCAAAGAAATAATAATCAGGTCAAATTTATGCATTTGGCAGAAATCCTAAACCAAGCCATTTCATGA
- a CDS encoding FGGY-family carbohydrate kinase produces MSKIPVTAIFDIGKTNKKFFLFDSKLEEVYQTYHRLEPGEDEDGFKSEPIDELKEWMVKTFLEAQKMEKFDIQRINFTSYGATLVHTDENGDPVTPLYDYLKPFPEALLDKFYEEQGGKMDFCTKTASPPLAMLNSGLQLYYIQNEKPDLFKKIKHTFHLPQYLSSIFTGKFVSDFTSIGCHTGLWNFHEQKYHKWIDENNLQDLLLPAIPSSTIFQTKPEFGSIPSGIGVHDSSSALLPYLKKENEPFMLLSTGTWSICINPFNKTQLTKSELLKDCLQFIGITGDPIKISRLFIGEEHKYQVGKMYDFFNKPLGTYKKLKFDEARFEKIKSSPQKIKFHYLSPENYGLTQAEEMDFNQFEDFEDAYYTFIHELTELQIAAINLVWSGTSVKRMFIDGGFNANEIFVGMLRKKLPGLNILTSDFALGTALGAALLVQPDFKPPAI; encoded by the coding sequence ATGAGCAAAATTCCAGTTACAGCTATTTTTGATATTGGGAAAACGAATAAAAAGTTTTTCCTCTTTGACAGTAAACTCGAAGAAGTTTATCAAACTTACCACAGGCTGGAACCAGGAGAGGATGAAGACGGATTTAAATCAGAGCCTATCGATGAGCTAAAAGAATGGATGGTTAAAACCTTTCTCGAGGCACAGAAAATGGAGAAGTTTGATATCCAACGCATCAACTTTACGAGTTATGGGGCTACTCTGGTACACACCGATGAAAATGGTGATCCCGTAACTCCACTCTATGATTACCTCAAGCCATTTCCTGAAGCATTGCTGGATAAATTCTACGAGGAACAAGGTGGGAAAATGGATTTTTGCACCAAAACTGCCTCTCCACCATTAGCGATGCTCAACTCTGGTTTACAGCTTTATTACATCCAAAATGAAAAGCCGGATTTATTTAAAAAAATCAAGCATACTTTCCATTTACCTCAGTACTTGAGTTCAATTTTCACAGGAAAATTCGTTTCAGATTTCACCAGTATTGGATGCCATACAGGTCTTTGGAATTTTCATGAGCAAAAATATCATAAATGGATTGATGAAAATAATTTACAAGACCTCTTACTTCCAGCGATCCCAAGTTCTACCATCTTCCAGACAAAACCTGAGTTTGGCAGTATCCCCTCTGGAATAGGAGTCCATGATTCTTCATCTGCGCTCCTTCCTTATTTAAAAAAGGAAAACGAACCTTTTATGCTCCTATCTACAGGAACATGGTCCATTTGCATAAACCCTTTCAATAAAACTCAGTTAACTAAATCAGAGCTTTTGAAAGATTGCCTTCAGTTTATTGGTATCACTGGAGACCCAATCAAAATAAGTAGACTCTTTATCGGAGAGGAACATAAATACCAAGTGGGAAAAATGTATGATTTCTTCAACAAACCCTTAGGGACTTATAAGAAATTAAAGTTTGATGAGGCCAGGTTCGAAAAAATCAAATCTTCTCCTCAAAAAATCAAGTTCCATTATTTAAGTCCTGAGAATTACGGATTAACTCAAGCAGAAGAGATGGACTTTAATCAATTTGAAGATTTTGAAGATGCCTATTATACATTTATTCATGAGCTCACAGAATTGCAGATAGCTGCCATAAATCTCGTTTGGTCTGGCACCTCAGTAAAAAGAATGTTTATTGATGGTGGCTTCAATGCCAATGAAATATTTGTGGGAATGCTTAGAAAAAAATTGCCTGGATTAAATATTCTTACCAGTGATTTTGCTTTGGGAACAGCACTTGGTGCTGCTTTGCTTGTTCAACCTGATTTCAAACCACCAGCCATTTAA
- a CDS encoding GntR family transcriptional regulator encodes MLVDKSERIHTDSRTPKYLQVVNLILDEIEKGKLKIGDRIPSINETSFDFLLSRDTVEKAYNELKDRGIISSVRGKGFYVTSTNVENKVKVLLLFNKLSSYKKIIYYTIIETLGEHATVDMHVHHYNVDLLEDLIHQNVGKYNYYVIAPHFFDKETHPISGYELLKKIPKDKLLIMDRAIKGHENEFPGVFQDFAKDIFAALETGLSHLRKYKKMILVFPKGDMYPLEIVDGFKRFCFFHDFENMILDGIDDAPISDGDLFLVLAESDLVNIIKKAREQMLTLGQDVGLISYNETPLKEILDKGISTISTDFIHMGKSIGRQIMGEEDKIPIKNPFRLIVRKSL; translated from the coding sequence ATGCTTGTGGACAAATCGGAAAGAATCCATACGGATTCAAGAACCCCTAAGTATTTGCAAGTAGTGAATTTGATCCTCGATGAAATAGAAAAAGGAAAACTAAAAATCGGGGATCGAATTCCTTCTATCAATGAAACCAGTTTTGATTTTCTGCTATCAAGAGACACGGTAGAGAAAGCATATAACGAACTGAAAGACAGAGGAATCATTAGTTCCGTAAGGGGCAAAGGGTTTTATGTCACCTCCACCAATGTGGAGAACAAAGTCAAAGTCTTATTGCTTTTCAACAAGCTCAGTTCTTATAAGAAAATCATTTATTACACCATCATTGAGACCCTAGGTGAACATGCTACAGTAGACATGCATGTACATCACTACAATGTGGATCTACTGGAAGATCTTATTCATCAAAATGTAGGGAAATACAATTACTATGTGATTGCCCCACATTTCTTTGATAAAGAAACCCACCCTATCAGTGGGTATGAACTATTAAAAAAGATCCCAAAAGACAAACTCTTGATCATGGACAGAGCCATAAAAGGTCATGAAAATGAATTCCCAGGAGTATTCCAGGATTTTGCAAAGGATATTTTTGCTGCATTAGAGACAGGATTAAGTCATTTGAGGAAGTACAAAAAAATGATTCTTGTCTTCCCAAAAGGAGATATGTACCCTTTGGAAATTGTGGATGGGTTTAAACGATTCTGCTTCTTCCATGACTTCGAAAACATGATTTTGGATGGTATTGATGATGCGCCAATAAGTGATGGGGATTTGTTTCTAGTCCTTGCTGAGTCTGACTTAGTAAACATCATCAAAAAGGCGAGAGAGCAAATGCTAACTCTAGGTCAGGATGTGGGATTAATCTCCTACAATGAAACCCCTCTGAAGGAAATTCTTGATAAAGGAATTTCAACAATTTCTACAGATTTCATTCATATGGGAAAATCGATCGGACGTCAAATCATGGGAGAGGAAGATAAAATCCCAATCAAAAACCCCTTCCGCTTAATCGTAAGAAAATCACTTTAA
- a CDS encoding bifunctional rhamnulose-1-phosphate aldolase/short-chain dehydrogenase codes for MNTNTKKFNHVSFLWDDKKAAEMEGNEVDLLIYRSNILGADLRITNYGGGNTSCKTYEADPLSKETVEVMWVKGSGGDIGTLKKAGLAGLYVDKLRALKGIYRGIEFEDEMVGLFNHCIYDLDSKAPSIDTPLHAFLPFKHIDHLHPDAAIAIAASKDGEKITQELWKGQIAWVPWQRPGFDLGLQLKQALDENPGIRGIMLGGHGLFTWGDTSFECYINSLEVIETASAYLEENYGKNRPVFGGTKVSSLPAEQRASQAALLAPVLRGLASSEKKMVGTFADTEVVLQFINSHDLGKLAPMGTSCPDHFLRTKISPLVLDIPADTDLSDPNALKADLEKEFQAYRERYAEYYEKHKHPNSPGMRDPNPVIILWPGVGLFSFAKDKQTSRVASEFYINAINVMRGAEAVSSYVSLPLQEAFDIEYWLLEEAKLQRMPKEKPLSRRIALITGSAGGIGKGIAEKFIQEGACVVVTDINADRLAETEAEMMKKYGKDVFLGVTLDVTDPKSLQNAMQAICLKYGGIDIIVNNAGISISKAFEDHTDQDWNKLLDILVKGQFEVSQAGVSILKQQAFGGDILNIVSKNALVAGPKNVAYGTAKAAQLHMSRLMAAELGPEKIRVNVVNPDAVIENSNIWEGGWAENRAKAYGIEVKELPAYYANRTLLKESVKTSDIADAAFAFVSGMLDKTTGNMLNVDGGLAPAFPR; via the coding sequence ATGAATACGAATACCAAAAAATTCAACCATGTCAGCTTTTTATGGGATGATAAAAAAGCTGCCGAAATGGAGGGAAATGAAGTAGACCTATTGATCTATAGATCCAATATCCTGGGAGCTGACCTGCGAATCACCAATTACGGTGGGGGAAACACCAGCTGTAAAACCTATGAAGCAGATCCTCTTTCCAAGGAAACCGTGGAAGTGATGTGGGTCAAAGGTTCCGGTGGGGACATCGGTACCCTCAAAAAGGCAGGTTTGGCCGGACTTTACGTAGACAAGCTCCGAGCTCTCAAAGGAATCTATCGGGGGATTGAATTTGAAGATGAGATGGTGGGACTTTTTAACCACTGTATCTACGACCTGGACTCCAAGGCCCCTTCCATCGACACCCCTTTGCACGCATTTTTGCCTTTCAAACATATCGATCACCTGCATCCTGATGCAGCCATTGCCATTGCCGCTTCCAAAGACGGGGAGAAGATCACTCAGGAACTCTGGAAAGGTCAGATTGCCTGGGTACCCTGGCAGCGTCCGGGCTTTGACCTGGGACTTCAGCTCAAGCAGGCTCTTGATGAGAATCCGGGAATCCGCGGTATCATGCTCGGTGGACACGGGCTCTTCACCTGGGGTGACACCTCCTTTGAATGCTATATCAACAGTCTGGAAGTAATTGAAACGGCTTCCGCTTATCTAGAAGAAAACTACGGGAAGAACAGACCGGTCTTCGGCGGAACCAAAGTAAGCTCTCTACCTGCAGAACAGCGTGCCTCTCAGGCAGCGCTACTGGCCCCTGTGCTTCGTGGTCTTGCTTCTTCAGAAAAGAAGATGGTCGGCACCTTTGCTGATACAGAAGTGGTGTTGCAGTTCATCAACTCACATGACCTGGGCAAACTCGCTCCTATGGGAACTTCCTGTCCGGATCACTTCCTGCGTACCAAAATCTCTCCGCTGGTTTTAGACATTCCTGCAGACACAGATCTTTCGGATCCGAATGCCCTGAAGGCTGATCTGGAAAAAGAATTTCAGGCTTACCGCGAGCGGTATGCCGAGTATTACGAAAAGCATAAGCATCCCAATTCTCCGGGAATGAGGGATCCTAATCCTGTCATCATCTTATGGCCGGGTGTGGGACTCTTCTCCTTTGCCAAGGACAAGCAGACTTCACGGGTGGCTTCTGAGTTTTACATCAACGCCATCAATGTCATGAGAGGTGCCGAAGCTGTTTCCTCTTACGTTTCCCTACCCTTACAGGAAGCTTTCGACATCGAATACTGGTTATTGGAAGAAGCCAAGCTTCAGCGTATGCCTAAGGAAAAGCCATTATCCAGAAGGATTGCCCTGATCACCGGAAGTGCCGGAGGAATCGGAAAAGGAATAGCAGAGAAATTCATCCAGGAAGGGGCCTGCGTCGTGGTGACCGATATCAATGCGGACAGACTTGCAGAAACCGAAGCTGAGATGATGAAAAAATATGGAAAAGACGTTTTCCTTGGGGTAACCCTGGACGTGACTGATCCAAAGAGTCTCCAAAATGCCATGCAGGCTATCTGTTTAAAATACGGGGGAATCGACATCATTGTAAACAATGCAGGTATCTCCATCTCCAAGGCTTTTGAAGATCATACCGATCAGGACTGGAACAAACTCCTTGACATTTTGGTCAAAGGGCAGTTTGAGGTTTCCCAGGCCGGGGTAAGCATCTTGAAGCAGCAGGCATTCGGAGGAGATATCCTGAACATCGTCAGTAAAAACGCCTTGGTGGCTGGACCTAAGAACGTTGCTTACGGAACGGCAAAAGCAGCTCAGCTGCACATGTCCAGACTCATGGCTGCCGAACTGGGACCTGAAAAAATCCGTGTCAACGTGGTCAACCCCGATGCGGTAATCGAAAACTCAAACATCTGGGAAGGTGGATGGGCAGAAAACAGAGCCAAAGCCTATGGCATCGAAGTCAAAGAACTCCCTGCTTACTATGCCAACAGAACCCTGCTCAAAGAATCCGTGAAAACTTCGGATATCGCAGACGCTGCCTTTGCCTTCGTATCCGGAATGCTCGATAAAACAACTGGAAATATGCTCAATGTGGATGGTGGGCTAGCGCCTGCTTTCCCGAGATAA